The following are encoded in a window of Dysidea avara chromosome 4, odDysAvar1.4, whole genome shotgun sequence genomic DNA:
- the LOC136254297 gene encoding protein NLRC3-like, with protein MSALQVFQDYYESLIDLPMNDAKFIAKLYTKRLLPGNLKSTIQAHQTSADKAMMLLDKVIEPSVKNNDLTSFKTLLLIMEDGDNDILKKLANDIRSSLDHLPSSCSSDHVNRSSSDDLTDELVETERGKKRTKSKKGKGAKTRKRYVSIESGDGQLQQATDNVKARYRRKGLVKSSTEKDPWPPFHAESFTSLALVHQKIKQLQVKEDTTKAARIRIKGEIHKILELTSSIKLDNIHQIFTPITSDDQCPMSILIEGHPGIGKTTLAKEICLQWANNKLLTSDKLVLLLMLRDPNIQKITSIEELVKYTIPSHFIQPVLSYLQITSGTGITFIIDGFDELSNELRHSSFFQELIEGDTLPNARVVVTSRPSASGCLHQHVHKRIEVLGFEKSSKEQYVSEALKGSPDKLQTLTKHFQQYPNIDAICYVPLNMAIIVFLCLLGSLPPTTTEMFANFILHTVCRHLKRTGKIVGDKPINKMEDLPQPVQQALQQLEKVAFDALEEDKIIFTVNDLPEMCRNDPTCYGLLQSVQCYCSNEIGITTNSLNFLHLGIQEYFAAKYVATLPDDKVYPLLVESFLVDNNKLPFIFKQDKVVRLSNMWIFFCGITKGQSSSFKKYLSTNSTHLLPSTTPGVIHDKIPIGSAVTISQDIMKDTRKVLYLFQCFQEAQDDTTCDILSKSVDNNQTGRSVINFMHQYLIPVEVTSLGFFLSRTQKKLDKLNLRNCYIGDHGINILHQYLCGDKANELKIEEIFLSVNDLTVASSPLISDLITYLQPHTLSLWCNNITRVGDICHAVINTTTVKQLDISRNGLTSLEAPAISDMMTCLEELYISNNDLGDDGAVILADGIKKKNTLKSLEIGDNDIRDRGAIAIANSLTHNTTMEVLGINGNPISRDGAIAIAEAITNNKTLKKLYLSGDDTLDEESAMIIMKSMYNNNSINELHLPETLEDNENLKIEAENINETRSNFNMEEVKFEYNNYTVFFL; from the exons ATGTCAGCCCTGCAAGTGTTCCAAGACTATTATGAGTCATTAATTGACTTGCCAATGAATGATGCCAAGTTCATAGCAAAATTGTATACTAAGAGGCTCCTACCAGGTAATCTCAAGTCAACTATACAAGCACACCAAACTTCAGCAGACAAAGCAATGATGTTATTAGACAAAGTTATTGAACCATCTGTGAAGAATAATGATCTTACATCATTCAAGACATTACTGTTAATAATGGAGGACGGTGATAATGATATCTTGAAGAAGTTAGCTAATGACATCAGATCTTCACTGGACCATCTACCATCATCTTGTAGTAGTGATCATG TTAACCGATCATCATCTGATGACTTAACTGATGAGCTAGTAGAGACTGAGAGAGGAAAGAAGAGAACAAAGTCCAAGAAGGGTAAAGGAGCTAAAACAAGAAAGAGATATGTCAGCATTGAATCAG GTGATGGTCAGTTACAACAAGCTACTGATAATGTAAAGGCAAGGTACCGACGTAAAGGATTAGTGAAATCTTCAACAGAAAAAGACCCATGGCCTCCATTTCATGCTGAATCCTTCACAAGCTTAGCTCTAGTACATCAGAAAATTAAACAGTTACAAGTTAAAGAAGATACCACCAAAGCAGCTAGGATACGTATTAAGGGGGAAATACACAAAATACTTGAACTAACATCATCAATTAAACTGGACAATATCCATCAAATATTCACTCCCATCACTTCAGATGATCAATGTCCCATGAGTATCCTAATAGAGGGTCATCCTGGAATTGGTAAGACAACACTAGCTAAAGAGATCTGTTTACAGTGGGCTAACAATAAACTGCTCACTTCAGATAAACTAGTACTCTTACTGATGTTAAGGGACCCCAATATACAGAAAATTACTAGTATAGAAGAGCTTGTGAAATATACAATACCTTCACATTTTATACAACCTGTTTTGAGCTACTTGCAAATCACCAGTGGAACTGGAATTACCTTCATcattgatggatttgatgaacTCAGTAATGAATTACGACACTCATCATTCTTTCAGGAACTTATTGAAGGGGACACTCTACCTAATGCTAGAGTAGTTGTAACATCAAGACCATCTGCTTCAGGTTGTCTACATCAACATGTACACAAACGAATAGAAGTTCTTGGATTTGAAAAATCAAGCAAAGAGCAGTATGTCAGCGAAGCTTTGAAGGGCTCTCCTGACAAACTCCAAACATTAacaaaacattttcaacaaTACCCTAATATCGATGCAATATGTTACGTCCCATTAAACATGGCTATCATAGTATTCCTGTGTCTACTAGGATCCCTACCACCAACTACAACTGAAATGTTTGCAAACTTTATCCTGCACACAGTGTGTCGCCATCTTAAGAGGACAGGAAAAATTGTTGGAGATAAGCCAATCAACAAAATGGAAGACTTACCACAGCCAGTTCAACAAGCACTACAACAACTGGAGAAGGTTGCATTTGATGCTCTTGAAGAAGATAAAATAATATTTACAGTGAATGACTTACCTGAAATGTGCAGGAACGATCCCACTTGTTATGGACTACTACAATCTGTTCAGTGTTATTGTTCAAATGAAATTGGTATTACAACTAACTCATTGAACTTCCTACACTTGGGAATACAAGAATATTTTGCTGCTAAATATGTAGCAACCTTACCAGATGATAAGGTGTACCCACTTCTAGTGGAATCATTTCTTGTTGATAACAATAAGCTGCCATTTATATTTAAACAAGACAAGGTTGTCCGCCTGTCCAACATGTGGATTTTCTTTTGTGGGATAACCAAAGGACAGTCTAGTTCTTTTAAGAAGTATCTATCAACAAACTCAACACATCTACTACCTTCAACCACACCTGGTGTAATACATGATAAAATTCCAATAGGATCAGCTGTAACTATCTCACAAGACATCATGAAGGATACAAGAAAGGTTCTCTATTTGTTCCAATGTTTTCAGGAGGCCCAAGATGACACAACGTGTGACATTTTGTCCAAATCAGTCGATAACAATCAAACAGGTAGAAGTGTGATTAACTTCATGCATCAATACCTCATTCCAGTGGAAGTGACATCTCTAGGATTCTTCCTATCAagaacacaaaaaaaattggataaACTAAACCTTAGGAACTGTTACATTGGAGACCATGGTATCAACATATTACACCAGTATCTTTGTGGAGATAAAgcaaatgaactaaaaatagaAGAAATATTTCTAAGTGTTAATGACCTCACTGTAGCATCATCACCTCTCATTAGTGACCTTATCACTTACCTTCAGCCACACACTTTGTCATTAtggtgtaataatattactagagTAGGTGACATCTGTCATGCAGTTATCAACACCACCACTGTCAAACAATTAGACATTAGTAGAAATGGCTTAACATCACTGGAAGCACCAGCAATATCTGATATGATGACTTGTTTGGAGGAATTGTACATCAGTAACAATGACCTTGGTGATGATGGCGCTGTAATACTCGCAGATGggatcaaaaaaaaaaacacactgAAATCATTAGAGATTGGTGACAATGATATTAGAGACAGAGGAGCTATAGCAATTGCAAACAGTTTAACACACAACACCACAATGGAGGTACTAGGAATTAATGGCAATCCTATAAGTAGAGATGGAGCCATAGCAATTGCTGAAGCCATTACTAATAACAAGACATTAAAGAAACTGTATCTAAGTGGTGATGATACATTAGATGAAGAGTCAGCAATGATAATAATGAAGAGTATGTATAATAATAACAGTATCAATGAGCTGCACCTTCCTGAGACACTAGAGGACAATGAGAATTTGAAGATTGAAGCTGAAAATATCAACGAAACAAGGAGTAATTTCAACATGGAAGAAGTAAAGTTTGAATACAATAACTATACTGTATTCTTTCTATAG
- the LOC136253662 gene encoding uncharacterized protein: MIQLVANHDPVIKRRLEHGPQNATYLSPDIQLDLLQVMGDMVRNSITEEVHKAGYYSLLADESKDISKTEQMAVVVRYTDETAVIYERFLTFVEVQDLTAAGLSRKLLSVLESFKLDPSNMVSQGYDGAAVMSGQCSGQIKINLAKAVDLVSASESTLQLFRTDEAWERLFTYAKDVARVKEINVGDICTSRTRMFPQHFQDGIVCISTGSREPLSTNNLVIMKAIAALNPTSPIFLDPSRLQPMAQKYGLDVRLLTMETILAKRTFEFTEYEMENTSDLFLELTPLKSAYPNLHKAVQIAMTICLCVAVCETGSKRESVANQPVSKLTNLLVNVKKLIHVGYVITDGAFQVGCNGWQPKV; encoded by the exons ATGATTCAACTTGTCGCTAACCATGACCCAGTTATTAAGCGAAGGCTTGAACATGGCCCCCAAAATGCAACTTATCTTTCACCTGATATTCAGCTTGACCTCTTACAGGTTATGGGGGACATGGTAagaaattccataacagaagaAGTTCACAAAGCTGGGTATTACTCACTGCTTGCTGATGAgtcaaaagatataagcaaaacAGAACAAATGGCAGTGGTGGTGAGGTATACAGATGAAACAGCTGTTATTTATGAGAGGTTCCTTACTTTTGTGGAAGTACAAGATTTGACTGCTGCAGGATTGTCAAGGAAATTGCTCTCTGTTCTTGAAAGTTTTAAATTAGATCCAAGCAATATGGTATCACAAGGCTATGATGGTGCTGCAGTTATGAGTGGCCAATGCTCTGGA CAAATTAAGATTAATTTGGCTAAAGCAGTAGATTTAGTTTCTGCCAGTGAGTCAACACTTCAATTGTTTCGCACTGACGAGGCATGGGAAAGGCTTTTCACTTATGCTAAAGATGTTGCCAGAGTTAAGGAAATCAATGTAGGTGATATTTGTACATCTAGGACAAGAATGTTCCCTCAGCATTTTCAAGATGGCATCGTCTGCATATCTACAGGATCACGAGAACCTCTATCTACAA ACAATCTTGTCATAATGAAAGCAATTGCAGCTCTTAATCCAACATCACCAATCTTTTTGGACCCTTCTCGTTTGCAACCCATGGCTCAGAAGTATGGATTAGATGTCAGATTGTTAACTATGGAGACTATTTTGGCTAAACGGACATTTGAGTTCACTGAATATGAAATGGAGAACACTAGCGATCTGTTTCTTGAGTTAACCCCACTTAAGTCTGCTTATCCAAATTTGCACAAGGCAGTGCAAATAGCCATGACAATCTGT TTG TGTGTGGCAGTGTGTGAGACTGGCAGCAAGAGGGAAAGTGTTGCTAACCAACCTGTTAGTAAACTAACCAACCTGTTAGTAAATGTAAAAAAGTTGATCCACGTGGGCTATGTCATCACAGATGGAGCATTTCAAGTTGGCTGCAATGGCTGGCAGCCCAAAGTGTAA